The proteins below come from a single Cupriavidus pauculus genomic window:
- a CDS encoding MFS transporter translates to MQASAPARRAPPSASAPPHIGASQRRRAIVATVIGNGLEWFDFTVYSFFAVIIAKLFFPTGNELTSLLLAVATFGVGFFMRPVGGILLGIYADRVGRKAALSLTILLMAAGTTLIGIAPTYDQIGLFAPMLIVIARLMQGFSAGGEMGGATAFLTEYAPENQRAYYSSWIQASIGVAVLLGAAVGTFVTASLSPEALNSWGWRLPFLIGMIIGPVGYYIRHHLDETPTFQAATDKTDSPLKEVLRDYPRQTAASFSMVILWTVCTYVLLFYMPTYAVKVLHVPQSTGFVAGMAGGLAIMVFSPIVGMIADRRGRRGLLSGAAALIFALAWPMFVYINHTPGLASLLVFQIVFGVLIATYTGPILAAFSELFPAKVLSTGLSVAYNLAVTIFGGFASFFITWLIASTGSTMAPAIYVMIAAAISFCGTRLVREPAYLRK, encoded by the coding sequence ATGCAAGCCAGCGCCCCTGCCCGTCGCGCGCCCCCTTCAGCGAGCGCGCCCCCTCATATCGGAGCGAGCCAGCGCCGCCGCGCGATCGTTGCCACCGTCATCGGCAACGGCCTCGAATGGTTCGACTTCACCGTGTACAGCTTCTTCGCGGTCATCATCGCCAAGCTGTTCTTTCCGACCGGCAACGAACTGACGTCGCTGCTGCTTGCCGTGGCCACGTTCGGCGTCGGCTTCTTCATGCGGCCCGTGGGCGGTATCCTGCTCGGCATCTACGCGGACCGCGTGGGCCGCAAGGCCGCGCTGTCGCTGACCATCCTGCTGATGGCGGCCGGCACCACGCTGATCGGCATTGCGCCGACCTATGACCAGATCGGGCTGTTCGCGCCCATGCTGATCGTCATCGCGCGCCTCATGCAGGGCTTCTCCGCCGGCGGCGAGATGGGGGGCGCCACCGCGTTCCTCACCGAATACGCGCCGGAGAACCAGCGTGCCTATTACTCGAGCTGGATCCAGGCGAGCATCGGTGTGGCCGTGCTGCTCGGCGCGGCCGTGGGCACGTTCGTCACCGCGTCGCTGAGTCCCGAAGCGCTGAACAGCTGGGGCTGGCGCCTGCCGTTCCTCATCGGCATGATCATCGGGCCGGTCGGTTACTACATTCGTCATCACCTCGACGAGACGCCGACGTTCCAGGCCGCGACCGACAAGACCGATTCGCCGCTGAAGGAAGTGCTGCGCGATTACCCGCGCCAGACCGCGGCCAGCTTCTCGATGGTGATCCTCTGGACCGTCTGCACGTACGTGCTGCTGTTCTACATGCCGACGTATGCCGTCAAGGTCCTGCACGTGCCGCAATCCACGGGCTTCGTCGCGGGCATGGCCGGTGGCCTCGCGATCATGGTGTTCTCGCCGATCGTCGGCATGATCGCCGACCGTCGCGGCCGCCGCGGCCTGCTGTCGGGTGCCGCCGCGCTGATCTTCGCGCTGGCGTGGCCGATGTTCGTGTACATCAACCACACGCCGGGCCTCGCGTCGCTGCTGGTATTCCAGATCGTGTTCGGCGTGCTCATCGCCACGTACACGGGTCCGATCCTGGCGGCATTCTCGGAACTGTTCCCGGCCAAGGTGCTGTCCACGGGCCTGTCCGTCGCCTATAACCTCGCTGTGACGATCTTCGGCGGCTTTGCCTCGTTCTTCATCACCTGGCTGATCGCCAGCACCGGCAGCACCATGGCGCCCGCGATCTACGTGATGATTGCCGCGGCCATCAGCTTCTGCGGCACGCGCCTCGTGCGCGAACCCGCTTATCTGCGCAAGTGA
- a CDS encoding metal-dependent hydrolase family protein, which produces MTQVLLKGGNVLDPVRGNLRNRHDVLIDGERIVEVSGTPIHAPNAKAIDVTGKTVMPGLIDLHVHVLASLANLGINAVQPNVLVAFRAMPIMRGMLERGFTTVRDAGGADWGLSQAVATGLVPGPRIFPSGKALSQTGGHGDFRPRSDVLEPCSCAFRAGAIARVADGVDAVRLAVREEIQKGATQIKIMASGGVASPTDPIGNTQYSEDEIRAIVAEAEAAQTYVMAHAYTGRAITRAVRCGARTIEHGNLVDMSAARVMREHGAFVVPTLITYDALARDGARLGLPADSVAKIETVREAGRASLAIYAEAGVPMGFGSDLLGEMHQYQSEEFLIRAELLGNAEAVRSATSIAADILQREGELGTIAAGALADVLVVDGDPLKDIRVLAGPEARIEMVMQAGRIHRG; this is translated from the coding sequence ATGACTCAAGTGCTTCTGAAGGGCGGCAACGTCCTCGACCCGGTCCGCGGCAACCTGCGGAACCGCCACGATGTCCTGATCGACGGCGAACGTATCGTCGAAGTCTCGGGCACGCCGATCCATGCGCCCAATGCAAAGGCGATCGACGTGACCGGCAAGACCGTGATGCCGGGCCTCATCGACCTGCACGTACACGTGCTGGCATCGCTGGCCAACCTCGGCATCAACGCCGTGCAGCCTAACGTGCTGGTGGCCTTCCGCGCGATGCCGATCATGCGTGGCATGCTCGAGCGCGGCTTCACGACCGTGCGCGATGCCGGCGGCGCGGACTGGGGCCTCTCCCAGGCCGTGGCCACTGGCCTCGTGCCGGGTCCGCGCATCTTCCCGTCGGGCAAGGCGCTGTCGCAGACCGGCGGCCACGGCGACTTCCGTCCGCGCAGCGACGTGCTCGAGCCTTGCTCGTGCGCGTTCCGCGCGGGCGCCATCGCGCGCGTCGCCGATGGCGTGGATGCGGTGCGCCTGGCGGTGCGCGAGGAAATCCAGAAAGGCGCCACGCAGATCAAGATCATGGCCTCCGGCGGCGTGGCGTCGCCGACCGATCCCATCGGCAACACGCAATACAGCGAGGACGAGATCCGCGCGATCGTGGCCGAGGCGGAAGCCGCGCAGACGTACGTGATGGCGCATGCGTACACGGGCCGCGCCATCACGCGCGCGGTACGCTGCGGCGCACGGACGATCGAACACGGTAACCTCGTCGATATGTCCGCCGCGCGCGTCATGCGCGAGCATGGCGCATTCGTGGTGCCGACGCTGATCACCTATGACGCGCTCGCGCGCGACGGTGCCCGCCTGGGCCTGCCCGCGGACTCGGTGGCCAAGATCGAGACCGTCCGGGAAGCGGGCCGCGCCTCGCTTGCGATCTACGCGGAAGCGGGCGTGCCGATGGGCTTCGGCTCCGACCTCCTGGGCGAGATGCATCAGTACCAGTCCGAGGAATTCCTGATCCGCGCGGAGCTGCTCGGCAACGCGGAAGCGGTGCGCTCCGCGACCTCCATCGCGGCCGATATCCTGCAGCGCGAGGGCGAACTCGGCACGATCGCGGCCGGTGCGCTGGCCGACGTGCTCGTGGTCGATGGCGATCCGCTCAAGGACATCCGCGTGCTGGCGGGACCCGAAGCGCGTATCGAGATGGTGATGCAAGCCGGCCGAATCCATCGCGGCTGA